A region of Rhodospirillales bacterium DNA encodes the following proteins:
- the yajC gene encoding preprotein translocase subunit YajC, with amino-acid sequence MFISEAHAQTGGGGGLGGLEQILPLILIFGVFYFLLIRPQQKKMREQRELIASVKRGDRVVTQGGIIGLVTRVIGEQELQVEIAEGVRVRIIKSTVASILARNESVRGAKDDDADVKPMIETKPSDAPVARGGLLGGLFGRKKD; translated from the coding sequence ATGTTCATTTCGGAGGCGCACGCCCAGACGGGTGGCGGCGGCGGCCTTGGGGGACTCGAGCAGATTCTGCCGCTGATCCTGATCTTCGGCGTCTTCTACTTCCTGTTGATCCGTCCGCAGCAGAAGAAGATGAGGGAGCAGCGCGAGCTGATCGCCAGCGTCAAGCGCGGCGACCGCGTGGTCACGCAGGGCGGCATCATCGGCCTCGTCACCCGCGTCATCGGCGAGCAGGAGCTGCAGGTGGAGATCGCCGAGGGCGTGCGCGTGCGCATCATCAAGTCGACCGTGGCCAGCATCCTGGCGCGCAACGAATCCGTGCGCGGCGCCAAGGACGACGACGCCGACGTCAAGCCGATGATCGAGACCAAGCCGTCGGACGCCCCGGTGGCCCGCGGCGGATTGCTCGGCGGCCTGTTCGGCCGCAAGAAGGACTAG